GCCGCCTGATACGAGCGAAAGCTGGCTGGTCGGGGAACCGAATACCTGTGCGGAGAGAGGTACGGGAAACACGAGGACAAATGGGGGTGGGTTCAGGTCTTTCCGGGCCGGGACCACTGAATGTCAAACTGAGACACTACCGAGCCGTCCGAGCCCTTGACCTTCGGATGCGCCCGGCATAGCCTCGGGCCACGCCGCCCCATGATGCCGAGCCCCCGGAGGCCCGAGTGACCGCCGCCGCGCCCATCGCCATCGAAGGCGTTGGCAAGCGCTATGTGACGCCGAGCGGGCCCATTCCCGCCGTCGATGGGATCAGCCTGACGGTGCGCCCGCGCGAGTTCATCTCGCTCCTGGGCCCGAGCGGCTGCGGCAAGTCCACCGTGCTCGGCATGATCGGCGGTCTCGTGCGCCCGGACTCGGGCACCATCTTGATCGACGGTGAGCCGGTCACGGGCCCGAACCCGAAGAAGGTCGCCCTCGTCTTCCAGGATCCCGGACTCTTCCCGTGGCGCACGGCGCTCGACAACGTCGGCTTCGGCCTCGAGCTCCTGGGCGTGCCGTCCGCGCGCCGGCGCGAGATCGCGCTGGGACTGCTCGAGCCCATGGGGCTCAAGGGCTTCGAGGCCAAGTACCCGCGCGAGCTCTCGGGCGGCATGCGCCAGCGGGTCGCCATCGCGCGGGCGCTGGCGCTCGACACGCCCATCCTCTTGATGGACGAGCCCTTCGGCGCGCTCGACGAGCAGACGCGGCTCCTCATGGGCGAGTGGCTCGTCGGGGTGCGCCGGCGCACCGCGCGAACCATCGTGTTCGTCACGCACAGCCTCCACGAGGCGATCGCGCTGTCCGACCGCATCGCGGTCATGACGGCCCGGCCAGGGTCCATCAAGGACGTGATCGAGGTGCCCCTGCCCTACCCGCGCGCCCTCGACGGGCCCGAGGCCGTCGCGCTCCACGCCAAGCTCTGGGCGCAGGTGCGCGAAGAATCTCTGCGCGCCATGGAGGGGCAAGCGTGAGGGTGTGGCTCTGGCGCGCGGGGGTGCTGCTGGCGGCGCTCGCCGTCTGGGAGGCCGCGGCGCGCATGCTCAACCCCATCCTCTACGTCGGGCCCTCGCGCCTGCCCTCAGCACTCGGCCGCGTGCTCGCGACCCGCGACCTGCCTCCGCTCGCGGGCCACGTCTGGCTCACGCTGGGCGAGATCGCGGCGGCCTACGCGCTCGCCGTCGCGGGCGGGCTGTGGGTGGGCTTCCTCCTCGGCCTCAGGAAGACGCTCGGGCGGATCTACGAGCCGCTGCTTGCAGCGCTCTACGCCGTGCCGAGCGTCGTCTGGTACCCCTCGCTCATGCTGTTCTTCGGTCTCGGCCCCGCCTCCAAGATCGCCTTCGGGGTCCTGCTCGGCTTCTTCCCCGTGACGCTCTCGGTGCTCGCGGGCATCCGCCAGGTGCCGGCGACCCTCGTCACGGTCGCTCTGTCCATGGGCGCGGGGCCGTGGATGCTGTTCCGCAAGGTCATGCTGCCCGCCATGGCCTCGACCATGGTCGGGGGCTTGCGCTCGGGCCTGGCGCTCTCCGTGGTGGGCGTCCTGGTCGGGGAGCTCCTCGGCGCCCGCGGCGGGCTCGGCTACGTGATCAACTACGCGTACGGGCTCATGATGACGGCCGAGTACGCGGCGCTCGTCGTGCTCGTCGCGGCGGCGGTGCTGCTGCTCGACGGCGTGGGCTCGCTGATCGAGGGACGGGTGAAGCGATGGGCCGGATGAAGGTGCTCGCATGCCAGGCGCTATCCGTTACGGTGGCGCTCTTCGCCTGGGAGGCGGCTGTGCGCTGGGGCGCGCTCGACCCGCTCTTCATACCGGCGCCGTCGGCGGTCCTCCGTGTTTTCGGAGCGACGGCGATCGAAGCCCTGCCGCGCCTCGGCGACACGCTCGTCAAGACGCTTCTGGGCTACGCGCTCGCCGTCGGCGTGGGCGTGCCGGCCGGGCTCCTGCTGGGCTCGCGGCCGACGGCGCACGCGGTCGCCATGCCCTATGTCGTGGCGCTCTACGGCATCCCGAAAATCCTGATCCTGCCGTGGATCGCCCTCATCTTCGGTATCGGGCTTTCGACGGCGGCGCTCTCGGCGGCGGTGTTCGCGATCTTTCCCGTGGTCGTGCTGGTCGCCGCCGGCACCCGTGACGTCGACCCGACGCTCGTGACGGTGGCCGTGTCCATGGGCGCGAGCCGCGCGCAGGTCGGCCGCAAGGTCCTGCTCCCCGCAGTGCTGCCCTCGGTGCTGACCGCGATGCGGGTGGCCGTGGTCTTCGCCCTGCTGGGTGCGCTCCTGGCGGAGATGCTGGCCGGCAACCGCGGCATGGGCTTCCAGATGCAGCGCATGGCGCTGGCGTTCAGGGCGCCGGAGCTCTTCGCGGCCACGGCGATCGTGTCGGCGCTGTCCATCTCGGTCGTGCTGTTCCTCGAACATCTGAACCAGCGTTTGGGGCGCTGGCGCTAACATGCTCTCTTCACGAACGCGTGTTCCGCGTCCTATGCGCCCCCTCACCCCGACCCTCTCCCCCTCCGGGGGCGAGGGGATCGAAACGGCTCCCTCTCCCTCTCCGAGGGAGAGGGTCGGGGTGAGGGTGGCGCATGTGTTCACGCATAATCCGGGCTAACATGCCCGGTCCTAGAATGCCCGTTCATCAAAAGGAGACTTACCCATGACGACGAGGCGCATCTTCCTCAAGACGGCGGCGGCGGGCGTGGCAGCAGCCGCGGTGGCTCGGACCTCGGCCGCGGGAGCGCAGCCGCTGACGCCGGTTAAGATCGGCGCGGTCGTGCTCGGCGACTTCGGGGTCGTGACGCCGACCCTGGTCGGGATCGAGAAGGGCTACTTCAAGCAGAACGGCCTCGACGCCGAGCTGATCCCCTTCAAGGGCGGCCCCGACCTGCTCAAGGGCGTGCTCTCCGGCTCGGCCGACATCGGGATCTCCGGGGCGACGGACCCGCTCGTCTTCCGCGAGCGCGGAACGACGATCCGGGCGCTGGCGACGGTCGTCGAGAAGAACCACTTCACGCTCACGGTCGTGCCCAAGGTGAAGCGCCTCGAGGATCTCAAGGGCGGCACCATCGGCTGTACCGTCGTCGGCTCCACCACGTGGGTCTTCGCCCGCATGCTGGCCAAGAAGATGAACTGGGACCCCGAGAAGGACGTGCGCATCGTCGGCCTCGGCGGCCTCGACGCGCAGATGGCGGCGCTCAAGCGCGGCGAGATCCAGGGCACCATCTTCGGTGACGCGGGCGTGGTGATCGAAGCCGAGGGCGCCGGGCACATCCTGATGCGGCTCGACGAGCTGACCCCCAAGTGGATCAGCCTCGTCGCCTACTCGACCGACGACATCATCAAGGCCAAGCGCGACGTCGTCAGCCGGGCGCTCAAGAGCATCTTCCAGGGGGCCCGCTTCTGCCGCGACAACGCCGGCGAGAGCATCAAGATCGCCTCCAAGGCCATCGGCTGGCCGGAGGCCCCGACCAAGCGCGCCTACGAGCTCATCCGCCCGCTGCTGTCGACGGACGGGCGCATGGACCTCGACGCGATGAAGTTCATGCAGGATACCCTGCTCGAGCTGGGCGTC
The sequence above is a segment of the Candidatus Rokuibacteriota bacterium genome. Coding sequences within it:
- a CDS encoding ABC transporter ATP-binding protein — protein: MTAAAPIAIEGVGKRYVTPSGPIPAVDGISLTVRPREFISLLGPSGCGKSTVLGMIGGLVRPDSGTILIDGEPVTGPNPKKVALVFQDPGLFPWRTALDNVGFGLELLGVPSARRREIALGLLEPMGLKGFEAKYPRELSGGMRQRVAIARALALDTPILLMDEPFGALDEQTRLLMGEWLVGVRRRTARTIVFVTHSLHEAIALSDRIAVMTARPGSIKDVIEVPLPYPRALDGPEAVALHAKLWAQVREESLRAMEGQA
- a CDS encoding ABC transporter permease subunit; this encodes MRVWLWRAGVLLAALAVWEAAARMLNPILYVGPSRLPSALGRVLATRDLPPLAGHVWLTLGEIAAAYALAVAGGLWVGFLLGLRKTLGRIYEPLLAALYAVPSVVWYPSLMLFFGLGPASKIAFGVLLGFFPVTLSVLAGIRQVPATLVTVALSMGAGPWMLFRKVMLPAMASTMVGGLRSGLALSVVGVLVGELLGARGGLGYVINYAYGLMMTAEYAALVVLVAAAVLLLDGVGSLIEGRVKRWAG
- a CDS encoding ABC transporter permease; translated protein: MKVLACQALSVTVALFAWEAAVRWGALDPLFIPAPSAVLRVFGATAIEALPRLGDTLVKTLLGYALAVGVGVPAGLLLGSRPTAHAVAMPYVVALYGIPKILILPWIALIFGIGLSTAALSAAVFAIFPVVVLVAAGTRDVDPTLVTVAVSMGASRAQVGRKVLLPAVLPSVLTAMRVAVVFALLGALLAEMLAGNRGMGFQMQRMALAFRAPELFAATAIVSALSISVVLFLEHLNQRLGRWR
- a CDS encoding ABC transporter substrate-binding protein is translated as MTTRRIFLKTAAAGVAAAAVARTSAAGAQPLTPVKIGAVVLGDFGVVTPTLVGIEKGYFKQNGLDAELIPFKGGPDLLKGVLSGSADIGISGATDPLVFRERGTTIRALATVVEKNHFTLTVVPKVKRLEDLKGGTIGCTVVGSTTWVFARMLAKKMNWDPEKDVRIVGLGGLDAQMAALKRGEIQGTIFGDAGVVIEAEGAGHILMRLDELTPKWISLVAYSTDDIIKAKRDVVSRALKSIFQGARFCRDNAGESIKIASKAIGWPEAPTKRAYELIRPLLSTDGRMDLDAMKFMQDTLLELGVLKTRLPLSDMYTPEFTPVKL